Proteins encoded within one genomic window of Glycine soja cultivar W05 chromosome 1, ASM419377v2, whole genome shotgun sequence:
- the LOC114422676 gene encoding tubulin alpha-2 chain-like yields MRECISIHIGQAGIQVGNACWELYCLEHAIQADGQMPSDKTIGGGDDAFNTFFSETGAGKHVPRAVFVDLEPTVIDEVRTGTYRQLFHPEQLISGKEDAANNFARGHYTIGKEIVNLCLDRIRKLADNCTGLQGFLVFNAVGGGTGSGLGSLLLERLSVDYGKKSKLGFTVYPSPQVSTSVVEPYNSVLSTHSLLEHTDVAVLLDNEAIYDICRRSLDIDRPTYTNLNRLVSQVISSLTASLRFDGALNVDVTEFQTNLVPYPRIHFMLSSYAPVISAEKAYHEQLSVAEITNSAFEPSSMMAKCDPRHGKYMACCLMYRGDVVPKDVNAAVAIIKTKRTIQFVDWCPTGFKCGINYQPPTVVPGGDLAKVQRAVCMISNSTSVAEVFSRIDHKFDLMYAKRAFVHWYVGEGMEEGEFSEAREDLAALEKDYEEVGAEATEGDEGEDGDEY; encoded by the exons ATGAGAGAGTGCATTTCCATCCACATTGGCCAGGCCGGAATTCAGGTCGGAAATGCTTGCTGGGAGCTCTATTGCCTCGAGCATGCCATTCAG GCTGATGGGCAGATGCCAAGTGATAAGACCATTGGTGGAGGTGACGATGCTTTCAACACCTTCTTCAGCGAGACCGGTGCAGGAAAGCACGTGCCTCGTGCAGTTTTCGTAGATCTTGAGCCCACTGTCATTGATGAAGTCAGAACTGGCACATACCGCCAACTCTTCCATCCTGAGCAGCTCATCAGCGGAAAGGAAGATGCTGCAAACAACTTCGCTCGTGGCCACTATACTA TTGGGAAAGAGATAGTTAATCTGTGCTTGGACCGTATCAGAAAGCTTGCGGACAACTGCACTGGTCTCCAAGGTTTTCTGGTTTTCAATGCTGTAGGTGGTGGCACTGGTTCAGGTCTAGGATCCCTTCTCTTGGAACGGCTTTCAGTGGATTATGGCAAGAAATCCAAGCTGGGTTTCACCGTCTATCCTTCACCCCAAGTTTCAACCTCTGTGGTTGAGCCTTACAACAGTGTCCTTTCCACCCATTCCCTTCTGGAACACACTGATGTTGCCGTGCTACTTGACAATGAAGCCATATATGATATTTGCAGGCGTTCCCTTGACATTGATAGACCCACTTACACAAACCTTAATCGCTTAGTTTCTCAG GTGATATCATCACTGACTGCATCTCTGAGATTTGATGGTGCCTTGAATGTGGATGTTACTGAGTTCCAGACTAACCTGGTACCATATCCGAGGATTCACTTCATGCTTTCATCCTATGCTCCCGTGATTTCAGCAGAGAAGGCATACCATGAACAGCTTTCAGTTGCAGAGATCACAAACAGCGCGTTTGAGCCGTCCTCTATGATGGCCAAGTGCGACCCTCGCCACGGCAAGTACATGGCTTGCTGTCTGATGTACAGAGGCGATGTGGTCCCTAAAGATGTTAATGCAGCCGTAGCCATTATCAAGACCAAGCGCACTATCCAATTTGTTGATTGGTGCCCCACAGGGTTCAAGTGCGGTATCAATTATCAGCCTCCAACTGTTGTTCCAGGGGGAGATCTTGCCAAGGTGCAGAGGGCAGTGTGCATGATCTCCAACTCCACAAGTGTTGCTGAGGTTTTCTCACGCATTGACCACAAATTTGACCTTATGTATGCCAAGAGGGCGTTTGTGCACTGGTATGTTGGTGAGGGCATGGAAGAGGGTGAGTTTTCTGAGGCTCGTGAAGATCTCGCTGCCCTTGAGAAGGATTATGAGGAGGTCGGAGCAGAGGCTACGGAAGGTGatgaaggcgaggatggagatGAGTATTGA
- the LOC114422666 gene encoding uncharacterized protein LOC114422666, translating into MHFPTQASPPGALNQWQQFQYQQVFAQTASSFWQPQPPGANVPSFFQPFTDTGFQGGPSSTIQTLLPNMSCHYTFPGFPHSWDPPSYMAQLYQMQHPYVFSFPGAPNFSSATPKVPDRLASVEHSSQNGIMRPPSKLSQKHQQLWEAQSAENVKLWSVINKLQAEVSDYNDRLKKLEEEVSSFKKKAEVPTNKVIGTIPVLTVQPKKRGGPKRSLASVDPSYLSHLPAGGKKPALSNYLYQSKSPFGAVKSPIFEKVILKKVENKEITTRSTTTMVQHESNVNILNAVKDVSCNTQINQSNPIMSACQGQVPCGNGVNVNFGKDHDLKVVYSEPSQPDKVLKNSSMGVSAKSVGNTGNGNVGLTSCAPSQDTAKDMLDVARRSFFHNGSFIQQGGNITPGWSLSFANEEDASEDMEDAMEESAKGENEVMGDDSSSAAEEIGVPKDLGGGWLPHE; encoded by the exons ATGCACTTCCCCACCCAAGCATCACCACCTGGTGCCTTAAATCAATGGCAGCAGTTTCAATATCAGCAGGTATTTGCACAGACAGCATCATCCTTTTGGCAACCGCAACCGCCAGGAGCAAATGTCCCTTCATTCTTTCAGCCCTTTACTGATACTGGCTTTCAAGGAGGACCTTCCTCAACAATACAGACACTACTTCCCAATATGTCTTGCCATTACACATTTCCTGGCTTTCCAC ATTCTTGGGATCCACCTTCTTACATGGCTCAGTTGTACCAAATGCAGCATCCTTATGTTTTCAGTTTTCCTGGTGCACCTAACTTTTCTTCAGCAACTCCTAAGGTGCCTGATCGCTTAGCTTCTGTAGAGCATTCTTCCCAAAATGGAATTATGAGACCACCTTCAAAACTTTCTCAGAAGCATCAACAACTTTGGGAAGCTCAG TCAGCGGAGAATGTTAAGCTGTGGAGTGTGATAAATAAATTGCAAGCTGAAGTTTCTGATTACAATGATCGGCTGAAGAAGCTTGAAGAAGAAGTATCCTCGTTCAAAAAGAAAGCAGAAGTGCCCACTAACAAAGTTATTGGGACAATTCCTGTATTAACAGTGCAACCAAAAAAGAGAGGAGGGCCTAAGAGATCATTGGCTTCAGTGGATCCATCATATTTGTCTCACCTCCCAGCTGGCGGTAAAAAGCCTGCACTAAGTAACTATCTGTATCAGAGTAAATCACCCTTTGGAGCAGTTAAATCACCCATTTTTGAAAAAGTTATCCTTAAAAAAgtggaaaataaagaaataactaCTCGTTCCACTACTACAATGGTGCAGCACGAAAGCAATGTAAACATCTTAAATGCTGTTAAAGATGTGAGCTGCAATACCCAAATTAATCAAAGCAACCCAATTATGTCTGCATGTCAAGGCCAAGTTCCATGTGGAAATGGAGTAAATGTTAATTTTGGAAAGGATCATGACTTGAAAGTAGTCTACTCTGAACCATCACAACCAgataaagttttgaaaaatagtAGCATGGGTGTTTCAGCTAAGTCTGTTGGAAATACTGGTAATGGGAATGTTGGGTTGACTTCTTGCGCACCTTCTCAAGACACTGCAAAGGATATGCTAGATGTTGCTCGTCGAAGTTTCTTCCATAATGGCAGTTTCATCCAACAAGGAGGAAACATAACTCCTGGATGGAGTTTGAGTTTTGcaaatgaagaggatgcttCAGAAGATATGGAAGATGCTATGGAAGAATCAGCTAAAGGTGAAAATGAAGTAATGGGGGATGACTCTAGCTCCGCTGCTGAAGAAATTGGTGTACCAAAAGACCTAGGTGGTGGTTGGTTGCCCCATGAATGA